TTCATAAAGAGCCCTAAAATACCGGCAATTGCAAACAAAGCCAAATCTCCTAGGGACTGGGACGTCTGGAATACTCCAATAACGATGATCGCCATAACCAAAGGAAACAATACATTCGGGGGAATTATTGTAACTCGTGCAATCAGCGGAGCGAACCGCAGTACTATCGGTACTACGATTATGTTCGCAAGTGCGATTGTCCAGACTAACGCGATTGTAAGGTCCAAATGCTGATCTAGCATTGGAGGCCCTGGTTGAATCCCGACCAAAATTAGCATTGCCAATATTAACGCCATTTGCGGGCTTCCCGGAATAGAGAAAAATAGAGTTGGGACCAAAACCCCGCCATCAACAGAATTATTCGAAGCTTCAGGTGCAATAACTCCTCTAATATCACCGGTACCAAATGTTTCGGAAGCACCTTTTTCAGTCTGGCGTGCCTGCGCATAAGCAATCCAATGAGCTGGTACCGCACCCAATCCCGGCATCATTCCCACAAACGCTCCGATCAATGATGATCTAACAATTAACCATTTATGGCGAAGAGCAGCGCGCATGCCTTTCTTTACGTCCCCACTTGAACCAGCTAAAACTTCATCGAGTCTATCTGTAGCAATAGAAGTATTACTAACGACCAAGTTTGCTAATTCAGGAATCGCGAACAAACCTAAAAGCATGGGGACCAAAGGCAAACCTTCCCATAAATAGCCAATACCCAAGTCTGCTCTTACTTCGCCACTAATGGGAGAAAAGCCGATTAAAGCAATTGCAAGTCCAAAAGCTGCGGTAAGTAGCCCTTTCACCATTGCTCCTGTACTTAGAAGAGCAACTGTGGCGATTCCCAATAGCCCCAAAAGGAAAAATTCAGCTGACCCAAAGACTTTTAGAATTTCACGAGCCACGGGCAAAACGGCCATCAGGCATGCTGCGCCTACTAATCCACCAATAAGGGAAGATAAATATACGGCGCCTAAAGCTTCACCAGCTCTCCCTTGCCGGGCCATTGGATATCCATCAATAATTGTCGCTTGTGATCCACGTGAACCTGGAACTCCGATTAATATTGATGGGATAGGCTCCGTAGCATCATTAGCAGCAGCGTAAAAAACAGCAGCAGGCAAAGCAATGAATGGATCAAGCTGAGAAGCAAAGCTTAACAAAAGGATAAAAACAGGTACTCCGCCAGCAATCATCACTCCATTAAACAGAGCTATTGGCGTAATGATTGCAAACGCAATTAACGGGCCTGGACTGAATAATTGTTGAGCAGCACTAACAGATGCTTCCCACATTCATCCCTCCTGGATGATATAAATACGCTCGGTACAGGAAATTCCTATACCGAGCGTATTTAATATTAATTAACTACTAACTTACCAACACCGCTCATTTCAAGAACCAATTCCCTTGTTGAAGGATCTAGATCTCGTACGCGTCGAACGATATCAAGCATTTCTCCTGATTTACCATACCCATAACTATCGGTATAACCAGCGATTCCAAGTGATTCTATAAATCCGTCGTCAACCATGATCTTGTCAAATTGATCCTGCCAATATTTTCTAACATCAGCTGGTACTCCCTCTGGGAGAATGAATACTCGCGAAAGATCAGTAACAAGCAAATTAGCCTGCAAAGCCTCTAGCTGCTTCGGGTCTACCGTTAATCCGGGAAGGTCGAGGAAAGATGGCAATTTACCTGTGTATCCCAATGTCGCTAAGTAGTCTGAGGATACTGGCTTTTTCTCGTAAAACAGTGGCACTAAACGGCCTTCCTCTGCCCATTCAGGAAATAGTCGTCCCGCTGTGCTAGGTCCGCATCTGTTCGTGAAATCTAACTCGCCTCGGTCAAATGCAGCCATTATTTCAGAAGTACCACCGTATCCATAAACTAACTTGAATGGGCCACCGTTCTTTGCCATAAACTCAACGGCAGGCTCGTTACCAGGGCCGGCCGCTCCCATGAGTAGAGGCCGTCCAAGAGCGAGAACTTCTTCCCAAGACGATGCAACTTTTTTGTCTACACAAAACACGTCACCTCTAGGCGAAAAAGTAGGTGAACCGAGGATGTATATTTTTTCCAAATCAAAATCGGTAATATCCCCTACAATAGCCTGCCTCTGGAACCATCGAGAGTGGACGGGACCAGTGGTCAAGCCGTCTGGGTCAGCATCCAGCAAAGCTCTAAGCCCTCTGTACTGGCCTCCTCCAGGTAAATTCTGAACTACAAATCGTGTACTTTCAGGGAAGTATTTCTCTGCGGTGGCTGAAACCAACCGGCTGAAAACGTCATACCCTCCACCTGGGCTAGTACCTGTTATAACCCTGATAGTCTTATTGCCAAAATATGCCTCTGCATCAAATTTAGGCTCTGGGGTTGCAGTAGGCGGTACAGGCGTTGCTGTAGGAGCAGCACTTGAAGAGCCGCTACTAGAAGGAACCGGCGTCGCTGTCGGAGCGGCTGCTGGAACCGGCGTCGCGGTAGGGGCGGGCTTAGGCGTAGGAGTAGGATCTTCTCCGCCACAGGCAATGCCAAAAGCTAGCAACGCCATAGAAATCATTGCAATACTAATAAAGCGATATACTCGCATTCTTATCCTCCTTTGATGCAGGCCAAATAGGAAGGTTTTGCACCAATTCGTGTCGGGCAAACTACCTATATCGAGCTCACATGTCAAATATTTCCGTAAAAGAGATATTATTATTTGGAATTTAGCATATTTTGCTAAATAAGAGGAGGTTTTACTATGGCGACTCTAACAATTGATGCGGACGGCCATGTTCGCGACACAGACGAAGGCATCAGGCCCTTCCTGGAAGCTCCATATAATGAGCGTCCTCGTTTAAGCGCAGGTGCGCCAAGAGATGGGTTCGATAATACACTT
This genomic stretch from Dehalococcoidia bacterium harbors:
- a CDS encoding tripartite tricarboxylate transporter permease, translated to MWEASVSAAQQLFSPGPLIAFAIITPIALFNGVMIAGGVPVFILLLSFASQLDPFIALPAAVFYAAANDATEPIPSILIGVPGSRGSQATIIDGYPMARQGRAGEALGAVYLSSLIGGLVGAACLMAVLPVAREILKVFGSAEFFLLGLLGIATVALLSTGAMVKGLLTAAFGLAIALIGFSPISGEVRADLGIGYLWEGLPLVPMLLGLFAIPELANLVVSNTSIATDRLDEVLAGSSGDVKKGMRAALRHKWLIVRSSLIGAFVGMMPGLGAVPAHWIAYAQARQTEKGASETFGTGDIRGVIAPEASNNSVDGGVLVPTLFFSIPGSPQMALILAMLILVGIQPGPPMLDQHLDLTIALVWTIALANIIVVPIVLRFAPLIARVTIIPPNVLFPLVMAIIVIGVFQTSQSLGDLALFAIAGILGLFMKAYGWPRPPIVIAIVLAEVVEKYLWLSVNTYGWTMFQRPQFIAILVVVLIGAVIGMRVQRNAAKIQASQAASGSED